In Grus americana isolate bGruAme1 chromosome 19, bGruAme1.mat, whole genome shotgun sequence, the following are encoded in one genomic region:
- the PTRH2 gene encoding peptidyl-tRNA hydrolase 2, mitochondrial — MDYLSKPGFLSVIAGVACGVCLGWGIRGRLLRQPKTGMTAPTNNLGSEADIMGESGEFKMVLIVRNDLKMGKGKVAAQCSHAAVSAYKQVQRRNPELLKQWEYCGQPKVVLKAPDEETLIQLLAHAKHLGLTVSLIQDAGRTQIAPGSQTVLGIGPGPADVVDKVSGHLKLF, encoded by the coding sequence ATGGATTATCTCTCTAAGCCCGGGTTCCTCAGCGTCATTGCCGGAGTCGCGTGCGGCGTGTGCCTGGGATGGGGCATTCGAGGGAGACTTTTAAGACAGCCCAAAACCGGAATGACCGCACCCACCAACAATCTGGGGAGCGAAGCTGACATCATGGGAGAGTCCGGAGAGTTCAAGATGGTGCTGATTGTCCGCAACGATTTGAAGATGGGGAAGGGTAAAGTAGCAGCACAGTGTTCCCATGCCGCTGTTTCCGCTTACAAGCAAGTTCAGAGAAGAAATCCCGAACTCCTGAAACAGTGGGAGTACTGCGGACAACCAAAAGTGGTCCTCAAAGCTCCCGATGAAGAGACTCTGATCCAACTCCTGGCTCATGCTAAACACCTTGGACTGACTGTGAGCTTAATACAAGATGCCGGTCGTACTCAGATAGCTCCAGGCTCCCAGACAGTCCTTGGTATTGGACCAGGACCAGCTGATGTAGTAGATAAAGTTTCTGGTCATCTAAAACTCTTCTAA